The Engystomops pustulosus chromosome 9, aEngPut4.maternal, whole genome shotgun sequence genome includes a window with the following:
- the BBC3 gene encoding bcl-2-binding component 3, with product MARPLHDGSTSEPVGNIRAEAGRSFPNDVSACEASSSTICEQNLPVSHPAAPTALPLSPVCPRCPMPSENHIQDRLEMVNRYDPEPSSTPCSRRHCSYPESFSTGETTAYALRHTTHDHSRVGMDTSVSNQNDAQVDRPLAGEVPIEREIALRLRRIGDQMNERYLQRRQDGQRQWWGPLRWHLTQMISEIVAALYNPLVDILPQN from the exons ATGGCGAGACCACTTCATGATGGGAGTACCTCTGAGCCCGTGGGAAATATTCGGGCAGAAGCTGGCCGTTCTTTCCCCAATGACGTCAGTGCCTGCGAAGCCTCCTCTTCTACGATCTGTGAACAGAACCTGCCCGTGAGCCATCCCGCTGCCCCCACCGCCCTCCCCTTATCACCTGTGTGCCCGAGATGCCCCATGCCCAGCGAGAACCACATCCAGGACAGACTTGAAATGGTTAACCGTTACGACCCCGAACCTTCCTCAACCCCCTGTAGTCGGAGACATTGTTCTTACCCAGAATCCTTTAGCACAGGAGAAACCACTGCCTACG CTCTCAGGCACACAACCCATGACCACTCCAGGGTGGGGATGGACACATCTGTCTCTAATCAGAATGACGCCCAAGTTGATCGCCCCTTGGCGGGAGAAGTGCCCATAGAACGGGAGATCGCCCTCCGTCTGCGCAGGATTGGAGACCAAATGAATGAACGGTATCTGCAGAGG AGGCAAGATGGacagaggcagtggtggggtccTCTGCGATGGCATCTCACCCAAATGATCTCAGAGATCGTGGCTGCCTTGTACAATCCTCTTGTGGACATTTTACCGCAGAACTAA